Sequence from the Bacillus sp. es.036 genome:
TTGATTTAACTGAAGTTTTACTTTCGTTTCACCTTATGTTGTAAACAATAATTACAATAACAAAACTCAAAGACCACAATGGGAACGAAATAAATATAAAGCGACTTAAGTAGCTGCTTAATCCATCGCTAACGAAAGGGCAAAAACAGTTACTTAAAATGATATCTAACACAATCGTACAATAAAGCTTATATATTTTGAATTCTGGCTTTCGCCTTATGTTGTTTGTGAATACAGTTGTGAAAACTAGTAGACACATGATTCCTGTTGAATGAAAAAGCATTCAAAAGAACACCCCCTAGTCATAATCAGTGCCTGCTCCCTCAGCATTTTAACGCAGCGGGAGTCAGGTACTGATCTTCTAAACACTTAGAGAGTGCCCATCCATCCTTTTTTTTCTAGCCTTTTCATTTTATAACCTACATAAGGCCTCCCAGTGCATAGGAGCGCCATTAACGTTACGAAGCTAGCCGAATCAAAAACTTCCCCTAAAGAGAATAAGTCTTCAAAGATATAGTAGCATCGAAGTCTCTTAGAATAATTACGTTGACTTCATTATTTTAACTTGATCAATTTGTAACGTTGTACCGCCCGGTGAATCTACGTAAAAACCAACATCAATCGTACCATTTGTAACCAATACATCGTCTACTTTGATTAATTGCCACTCACTATCAGGTGATAAATTAATAAATTGATCACTTCCACCATAATTAGTAACTTCTAGCCGGGCTGTGTTAGGAGTGTTGTTTTTCAAACGAACCCAAGCTTCAATTGTATATTCTCCATTATTATCAGGAACATTTACAAGTTGATGTATGCTTTGTTTATAAGCAGAACCTTGATATAAAAAAGCCCTTTGATCCCCATGGAAAGCTGTTTCAGGAGGGTTCGTTCCTATTCCTTCATCAACTCCATACGCAAGTGCTTGTCCGCTTGGGTGCCATTCTGTCCAGTTGTCATCCAGACTGATGTTCCGCTCAAAACTACCATTATCCAGAAGGTTTTTCTCCGGTATAGCATATGAATCAGATGACCATTTCACATCTAATTTATCCAAATTCACATTACCACTGTCACTTGATGTGTATTCATAAGTAACGGTGTTCAACCCTTTTGATAGTGATACTGTATCACTTGACGTTTTCCATATGTTCCAGTTCCCACCTGAGTGATCCAAGGATAGTTGACGTTGGTATTGACCGTTTGTATTCAATGATAATGTTTGTACACTTTGAGTACCATTTGCATAATCCAGATTTAAATCGTAGTTGCCTGCTTGTGGTGCAAACACGTCAAAGGTAACGGATGACCCTTCAGTTTTTAATCCATCGACAAAAAATTCTCCCGAATAGAACCAGTGATTTTGATTCAGACTGGCTCCCCCTAGTAGAGTAGATGCCTCTGCTTCATACGTTGAAATATTGTATTGAAAAGGAACCATTATGTGGTCGATATTCACTCTTCCGCTATCTCCCGCACCGTCATGATTAATGAAAGAAACAATACTTTGACCAGAGTCAAGAGGGACCGTTACTTCTAATGTCGACCAGTCATCCCAACCAGAAGTAGCAGGGAAGTCTACTTGCTGTTCATAGTCTCCGTTTACAAACAAACTCAGCGTCTGTCCTGATCCACTTCCATTCGCATAACGAACATTCACAGTATATTCACCCGGTGCTTTTGCTGTTGGATAGAAAGTGACTTTTGCTCCTGTTTGATCCAAACCATCTACAAAACCACTACCAGTAAAAGCAGGATTATTATCGTTAATAGTTGCCTGAGTAGAAACAGTGTCCCCGGATAAGGAAGCTTTCTCTGCTTCTATTATATATGCGGTTTCATTAACACTAGCATCCCCTGTAAGGTTCAAAGCCTTTGCAGTCGTAGATAAAGCAGAGACTTTCACATAGGTGACTACACCATATTCATCTTTACCTACCGTAAAGCCTTCTCCACTAGATTGTAATAAACTTTCTTTATCATTGAAGGAAGACAAGCTGTTCCCGTTTACAGTTACAGAAGTAGCCGCTTTCCCATGTACTTCTAGAATATAGTCTTCAAGTCCAGAAGTGTAAGAGCCTTCTTTTCCTTTAATTGTAACTTCGACTCCATTTTGGCCAATAGCTGTAATTTTTTGTTTCAAGAACTCACCGTCTTCATAATCATAGCTCTCACCATCATCATCATAATAAGTGAAAGATGTTTCAGTCGAAGAAGGAAATACATCTACATTCACTTGATCAATACCTTCCTGTCCTACAAAATCCATTGCCTTCTGAGAAGGAATGATCGCTCCATCTTTAACAAACAGAGGAATGTCAGTCCATTCGTTTGAATCTAGAGAATAGTTAATTGTCTTATCTCCCTCGTAAGAGATCCCTGTAAAGTAATCGATCCACTGACCTGGAGGGAGATAAATATCTTTAGACGTCAAATTCTCTTCTACTACTGGGGAAACATAGAGATAATCACCAAACATCCACCCATCGGTATAGTTTTCTACACGCTCTAATTCAGGGTACTCTTGCATAAGAGGCTTCACTAAGCCTGTACCATTTTCAAAAGCTCTTCTCTCATAAGCATACATATAGGGGATCAGTGAATACCTAAGCTTCATGACTTGTTTTGATACTTCCTCAGCAGTATTTCCGAAAAACCACGGTTGACGTTGATGATTATTGTTACCATGTACACGGAATACGGGTGAAAACGCCCCAAACTGCATCCATCTTGTGTACAATTCCGGAGATGGGTTCGTTATTTTGCCATCTTCCTGATTGAATCCACCAATATCCATTCCCCATTTAGGTTGACCATTATTAATAGAGGATAGCATTACGGATTTCTGTTCTTGCATCCCCGCTGCCCAATTGATTTTTTCTCCTTTATAAAATTGAGCCCCTATATCTCCTGACCATAGAGTCGTCGCAAACCTTTGAGTTCCAGGATAATATGTCCTGCCTGTTTGCCAGACTCTCTCTGAATCATTTGTGTAAGCTCTTTGTCCTTCATATATCGCCTGAGAAAAATGTGGGGTTGTGAAGTTGCCAAACCAGTATTCTGTACCGTTAGAAGAAACTTTATCAGTTTCATCATTCCACCATCCTACGATCCCTTTGTCAAAAGCACCCTTATAATTATCCCAAAGCCAACTTCTAGCTGCCGATTTATAAGGGTCAATGCTTCTTACTTGGACTGGAATAAAGTAATCTTGATATTCCTGGTGACCTGGGTACCAGTAACCACCGTTCTCTGCATCTTGATATTGAGTGGTCCTTTGTCCGGTTTCATTTTCTGTAACAATCCTTGGCTTTGTAATCCCAATCATATGGATACCTTTGTTATCCATTTTGGTTTTGAAATCTGTTGTACTGCTATCTGGGAAATTGTCTGTATTCCACCTGAAAGAACCGTAGTTGTCCTCACCGTAATCTTTCCAATCATAATCTAATCCATAGCTATCAATCGGTATATCTTTGGCACGATAAGTATCAACCATAGAGGTCATTTCTGATTGATCGGTATCCCATTCAAAATTCGAAAAACCTAATGACCATTTCGGCATAATGGGAGACTTTCCCGTTAAATCAGTGAACGACTTCATAATGTCGTCAGTATCACCAAGCATAATGAAGTATTCAACATCTCTTTTAGAATACCTTCTCCCTTCTTCAGGGGTACCTCCGTAATAAAATTCCAGTTTTCCGGTTGCTTCTTCTGTATAGGGATATCCGCCGTCACTATCTACTAAAAGGCCATAACCATCTGTTGACCAAAAAAACGGACCTCCTGAGTCACCTTGCTGGCCAGCATGAGCTCCGTGCTCATTGTTATTGCGAAGCAAATCTCCTCCACCCTCAAAGGCATTGTAACTTCGGATTCCATATATATTATCTGCTGCATTATGCTTAAACCGGACCCCATCGTAAAAGACTCCTCCTTCAGCGGGCTCCCAAAGTAAAGTAGTCCCATCAGATTCTTTTATCGTAACACGTGCAGGAGACTTAGAAATTTCAACTGTCATCTGATCAGTCGTAATGGTAATGGGGTTCGTTGTTGTATTTATCATCGCATTGTTGAATGTAAAGGATCGATCTGGGTCAAGAATAGGTGTATCTGGACTCACCGCCTCTCCATTAGGTCGATAATTGACTCGAAGTAAATTGTCTTTCAAAGGTTCCAAGATGAGGATGTCATCATTTGGATTTTGACCATTATCAATGGTTATCTCAAGCACTCCATTATTCACTGAGCTGTCTAATACATTTCCAAGTTCACTCGCATCTGCCTCGACTTTAATTGAAGGAGTAACGAACAACAGCAATACAACCATCGTTATGAAACCTACGAGAACATGATAACTCGTTGAAAACTTCTTTTGTGATTTCACTTTAACCTCTCTCCTCTCATAAGAGAAAAACAGGGCAAACGTTAGCTTATTCATAACATTTGCCCCAGATCCTAGTAATAGACTAGTAGATACTTAAAGAATCAAGGTTTATTCCACTATAACTCGCAGAGCCATAGCGTACCTCAATTGTATTAAAGCCTGCATTCAAATTGACGTCTATCGCTTCATTGTTCCAAGTATCCCAATCATTCGTTTTTCCTAAGAATAAATCGCTTACTTTTGTACCGTTCACGAATATCTCCCTCGAAGCATCTTCGTTCCCAGCAGCATATTTGAGATCAAGGGTATACATTTCACTCGTCGAGGCCTCGACTTCAAATTTGACAGAATCACCAGACTGAGCGAATTCATCTACAAAGCCTGTTCCTGAGTAGCCGCTATGGTTTGTGTTGGTTGAAACTCCATTCAATTCAGCATATTCCGCTTCATATCCTGGCTTTTTCACACCGCTCAACACGACTTCTTGATTTCCAGCATTTTGATTCAATCTTACGTATAATAGTCTTTGCTCAGCGTCATAGTACCAACCAGAGTTGCTGGAAGTGAACTGGGATAAGCTCGAATATTCGGTCATTGATACGCTATTATTTGTAACGGTTTGAGGTTTTGATGTGAACACTTGAAGGGCCGTTTGTGTATTCGTTGTCGGAACATCGATCGTTATAGTCCCCTGATCATACTTTTCATCGGATACAACTTCCTTCACACTGCCCCCGATATCGTCAAACCAATCATAAGAGGTAATATCTTTAGGATAGATTCTAAATGTTAGCTGGTTATAATCGTCTAGATCGCTATCAATGGATCCTCCTAATACGTATGAATCATTAAAGTTCATCGGTAAAATACTTCCACTTTTCACAAATACCGGTAGATCATCCACACCAGCATAGTAGTTGATGGTTTGGTTTCCAGGTCGTTGTGCGCCGTAGAAGAAATCAATCCATTCTCCTTCAGGTAGGTACAAGTCCCGTGACTGGGCTCCTTGCTCTACAATAGGAGAAACGAGAAGGTTATCTCCAAACAAATATTGTGTTGAGATATCGTGTGTATTAGAATCTTCAGGATATTCGATACCCAAGGACTTCATGAGGGGAACACCCTGATCACTGGATTTCTTAGCTTCACTATAAATGTAAGGAAGAAGGTTCATCCTCATGTTCGTGTACTCACGGAACGTATCAATGACCGTGGAATCGCCTGTGCGATCAGCTACATTCCAAGGAGAACGTTCTTCGCTTACTGATGGGTTAGCTTTTTCAGAGTGGAATTGCATAATCGGAGAAAATGCCGACATCGTTGTAGATCGCTTATATAGTTCTGCAGTTGGAAAGCTTCCAGTAAAACCAGCTAAATCCCAACTCCAAAACGGAATCCCAGATGCGTTAGCAGAGAGTCCTGCTCTTATGGCTTCACGGTATGCAGAGAATGTGGATGTCTGATCGCCCGCCCAAAAAATTCCATGTTCTTGAGCCCCTGTAGTTCCTGCTCGACTAAATGTAAGAGCATCTGATTGTTTAGACTTAGCAAATTCACTATAAGCTTCTACATATTCATTTGGGTACTGATTTCTCATTTCATCCCCAGTTTTACCATTTTCAAATGAAACGTCTCTTCCCCATACCATCTCGCCGCCATCCGTTTTGAACCCATCTATTCCGATGTCATCAAACAAATAGCTACGCTTGGACATCCACCAATCTGTTGCTTGCTGATTCGTGAAATCCAAAAGGAGACTGTTTCCAAACCATTTATTCTCTGGAACGCGATAAGGACTTCCATCCCCATTTTCTACAGCGTATCCTTGATTGATCATATAGGATTCATCGTTGTCTTTCTGTTCATAGTCATAATCCGTATATTTCAAAACAGGGATTTGCCACATCAATACTCGAATGTCGTTCGCATGGGCGTTATCGACCATTCCTTTAGGGTCTGACCACTTTCCACCAAAAGTATAGTCTTCGTAACCTAGTGACTGACCTCCTGATACAGGGGTGTATTGAGCATCGTTAAAAGCATAGAAGGTATGCTCGTCACTCCATTGTTCTAAAACCATTGCTGTCGCTGGAATGTCATAATTAGACGCTTGAGCAACCGCATTATCC
This genomic interval carries:
- a CDS encoding TIM-barrel domain-containing protein, which gives rise to MNKLTFALFFSYERREVKVKSQKKFSTSYHVLVGFITMVVLLLFVTPSIKVEADASELGNVLDSSVNNGVLEITIDNGQNPNDDILILEPLKDNLLRVNYRPNGEAVSPDTPILDPDRSFTFNNAMINTTTNPITITTDQMTVEISKSPARVTIKESDGTTLLWEPAEGGVFYDGVRFKHNAADNIYGIRSYNAFEGGGDLLRNNNEHGAHAGQQGDSGGPFFWSTDGYGLLVDSDGGYPYTEEATGKLEFYYGGTPEEGRRYSKRDVEYFIMLGDTDDIMKSFTDLTGKSPIMPKWSLGFSNFEWDTDQSEMTSMVDTYRAKDIPIDSYGLDYDWKDYGEDNYGSFRWNTDNFPDSSTTDFKTKMDNKGIHMIGITKPRIVTENETGQRTTQYQDAENGGYWYPGHQEYQDYFIPVQVRSIDPYKSAARSWLWDNYKGAFDKGIVGWWNDETDKVSSNGTEYWFGNFTTPHFSQAIYEGQRAYTNDSERVWQTGRTYYPGTQRFATTLWSGDIGAQFYKGEKINWAAGMQEQKSVMLSSINNGQPKWGMDIGGFNQEDGKITNPSPELYTRWMQFGAFSPVFRVHGNNNHQRQPWFFGNTAEEVSKQVMKLRYSLIPYMYAYERRAFENGTGLVKPLMQEYPELERVENYTDGWMFGDYLYVSPVVEENLTSKDIYLPPGQWIDYFTGISYEGDKTINYSLDSNEWTDIPLFVKDGAIIPSQKAMDFVGQEGIDQVNVDVFPSSTETSFTYYDDDGESYDYEDGEFLKQKITAIGQNGVEVTIKGKEGSYTSGLEDYILEVHGKAATSVTVNGNSLSSFNDKESLLQSSGEGFTVGKDEYGVVTYVKVSALSTTAKALNLTGDASVNETAYIIEAEKASLSGDTVSTQATINDNNPAFTGSGFVDGLDQTGAKVTFYPTAKAPGEYTVNVRYANGSGSGQTLSLFVNGDYEQQVDFPATSGWDDWSTLEVTVPLDSGQSIVSFINHDGAGDSGRVNIDHIMVPFQYNISTYEAEASTLLGGASLNQNHWFYSGEFFVDGLKTEGSSVTFDVFAPQAGNYDLNLDYANGTQSVQTLSLNTNGQYQRQLSLDHSGGNWNIWKTSSDTVSLSKGLNTVTYEYTSSDSGNVNLDKLDVKWSSDSYAIPEKNLLDNGSFERNISLDDNWTEWHPSGQALAYGVDEGIGTNPPETAFHGDQRAFLYQGSAYKQSIHQLVNVPDNNGEYTIEAWVRLKNNTPNTARLEVTNYGGSDQFINLSPDSEWQLIKVDDVLVTNGTIDVGFYVDSPGGTTLQIDQVKIMKST
- a CDS encoding TIM-barrel domain-containing protein; translated protein: MIFSLFFTFIFTSTTGYAIDGVYHDPYGIDGLYDVKPTERSPKDPVAGQDVSIKIATWPVEPGQSTWITWTKNGVQQPVINGEFKYNDGNNTYWEVNLGSLNQGDDVEYTVHANKDGANEKTIGSFDFTVTDWENLTSINSFTDNTDRVEFSGSSTNGNFTPEMSLSFAADDVFRVQMSPNSTGTYEGGLSNYTVNESSNEIVVSTSELQVKIQKDPYKMSVYEEDGQTLITEEYNPAQNRTAGWLTDGSSTIDKVENHFYTPTNEEFFGFGERYNQIGKRGTEVDTYVYNQYRNQGERTYLAVPFFLNTNGYGVLVNSTHYSKFKLATEKQDMYSFTTDTGGSSGSMLDYYFIHGTDLPDVIANYTDVTAKPEMLPKWAFGLWMSANEWDRQSEVDNAVAQASNYDIPATAMVLEQWSDEHTFYAFNDAQYTPVSGGQSLGYEDYTFGGKWSDPKGMVDNAHANDIRVLMWQIPVLKYTDYDYEQKDNDESYMINQGYAVENGDGSPYRVPENKWFGNSLLLDFTNQQATDWWMSKRSYLFDDIGIDGFKTDGGEMVWGRDVSFENGKTGDEMRNQYPNEYVEAYSEFAKSKQSDALTFSRAGTTGAQEHGIFWAGDQTSTFSAYREAIRAGLSANASGIPFWSWDLAGFTGSFPTAELYKRSTTMSAFSPIMQFHSEKANPSVSEERSPWNVADRTGDSTVIDTFREYTNMRMNLLPYIYSEAKKSSDQGVPLMKSLGIEYPEDSNTHDISTQYLFGDNLLVSPIVEQGAQSRDLYLPEGEWIDFFYGAQRPGNQTINYYAGVDDLPVFVKSGSILPMNFNDSYVLGGSIDSDLDDYNQLTFRIYPKDITSYDWFDDIGGSVKEVVSDEKYDQGTITIDVPTTNTQTALQVFTSKPQTVTNNSVSMTEYSSLSQFTSSNSGWYYDAEQRLLYVRLNQNAGNQEVVLSGVKKPGYEAEYAELNGVSTNTNHSGYSGTGFVDEFAQSGDSVKFEVEASTSEMYTLDLKYAAGNEDASREIFVNGTKVSDLFLGKTNDWDTWNNEAIDVNLNAGFNTIEVRYGSASYSGINLDSLSIY